From Onychostoma macrolepis isolate SWU-2019 chromosome 05, ASM1243209v1, whole genome shotgun sequence, one genomic window encodes:
- the opn4xb gene encoding opsin 4xb: MEPQRQIYKRLDIPDHVHYIIAFLILIIGTLGVAGNALVMFAFYSNKKLRSLPNYFIVNLAVSDFLMAITQSPMFFINCLFKEWMFGELGCKIYAFCGALFGITSMINLLAISIDRYLVITKPLQTIQWNSKRRTFLAILCIWIYSLAWSLAPLIGWSSYIPEGLMTSCTWDYVSPSPTNKSYTMMLCCFVFFIPLAIILYCYLFMFLSVRKASRDLERLSSQKSSFVKQQSMKSEWKLAKIAAVVIVVYVLSWAPYACITLIASAGHANILTPYSKTLPAVIAKSSAIYNPFIYAIVHTKYRATLAEKVPGLSCLSRVQKDCFTSSTNSEASVQDISVSRQSSVSKNKLHTMVMGEVELDLMKKRSNLTKVSFRNSPRQRILKCSSLLIEKPPVQMKESFSLCERDLVSGSLALATAPTVVYTKKSGSADMTSDLSFNPKNNSVTRSSSDAPTIIISPASESTMREDTVGEEKSGSHCQDLTNINCPAELLDTKERFLT; the protein is encoded by the exons tAATAAAAAGTTGCGGAGCCTGCCAAATTATTTCATAGTGAACCTGGCGGTCAGTGATTTCCTCATGGCCATCACGCAATCTCCAATGTTCTTCATCAACTGCCTGTTTAAGGAGTGGATGTTTGGGGAACTGG GatgtaaaatatatgcattCTGTGGTGCGCTGTTTGGCATCACCTCGATGATAAACCTGCTGGCCATCTCAATCGATCGATACCTGGTCATCACCAAACCGCTGCAGACCATCCAGTGGAACTCCAAACGCAGAACCTTTCTGGCCATCCTGTGCATCTGGATCTACTCGCTGGCCTGGAGTCTGGcacctctgattggctgga GTTCCTACATCCCTGAAGGTCTGATGACATCCTGCACGTGGGACTACGTCTCGCCGTCTCCCACCAACAAGAGTTACACCATGATGCTGTGCTGTTTCGTCTTCTTCATCCCTCTGGCCATCATCCTCTACTGTTACCTGTTCATGTTCCTCTCCGTACGAAAGGCCAGCAG agatCTAGAGCGGCTGAGCTCTCAGAAGTCCAGCTTTGTGAAGCAGCAGTCCATGAAGAGTGAATGGAAACTGGCTAAAATAGCAGCTGTGGTCATAGTGGTGTATGTGCTGTCCTGGGCTCCCTACGCATGCATCACCCTCATCGCCTCGGCAGG GCATGCAAACATCCTCACACCCTACTCTAAAACACTGCCAGCAGTCATCGCCAAATCATCTGCCATCTACAACCCTTTCATATATGCCATAGTTCACACCAAATACAG GGCCACATTGGCTGAGAAGGTCCCAGGTTTGTCCTGCCTGTCTCGTGTTCAGAAGGACTGTTTCACCTCCTCCACCAATAGCGAGGCCTCAGTCCAGGACATCAGCGTCAGCAGACAGTCATCGGTCTCCAAGAACAAACTCCACACAATG GTAATGGGAGAAGTGGAGTTAGACCTGATGAAGAAAAGGTCCAACTTGACTAAAGTGTCATTTAGAAACTCACCGAGACAACGAATCCTCAAATGCTCCTCGCTGCTGATAGAGAAG CCTCCGGTACAGATGAAAGAGTCGTTCAGTCTATGCGAGCGAGATCTCGTCTCCGGTTCCCTCGCCTTGGCAACAGCACCGACAGTCGTTTACACTAAGAAGAGCGGGAGTGCTGatatgacctctgacctctcaTTTAACCCTAAGAACAACTCTGTGACCCGCAGCTCCTCAGATGCTCCCACAATCATCATCAGTCCAGCTTCAGAGAGCACCATGAGAGAAGATACAGTAGGAGAAGAAAAGTCTGGATCTCACTGTCAGGACCTCACAAACATAAACTGCCCTGCAGAGCTACTGGACACTAAAGAGAGATTTCTCACATGA